The genomic window CTGGTAGCTGACTTGCCCCATCGAGCAGACTGTAGTCACTGTGAATATGTAAAGGCACAAAGGACATAAGCATCTCCAACCACAAGCCAAGATATCTCTAGGGGCCTACCTTGTGGTATACCCTTTCGAGCTAGATTTTGTAAAGCAACGGAATCTTAGATTAACAGTTTTTAACCAAAATTCAAGCTGTTCTTTTTCCGAAATTGTCACTATCATAAGTGTTGTTTTAATAGTTACAGCAGTTAATCAGCATCTAACTAATGAGTCAAACAGAGAGTACTACTTCGCCTGAAACCAAAGCTAGCCCTTGGTGGCAGCGTATCCCTCTCACATTGCAAATTCTCATCGCCCTAGTCGTAGCAGTCAGCGTCGGAATTGCCCTTGGTGCGGGGAATCCCAATCCCAACAATGCCACTTTAATCAATAATTTAGCAATTCCGGCGGAATTGGTGTTAAAGGCTCTCCGCGCCCTAGCTACGCCTCTGATTCTGGTAGCGGTGCTGCATACCTTAATGACTACGAATATCCCCGGTACAGCTGGACGGCGGCTGGCAGTGCTACTTTTAACTAACACTACCGTAGCTATTTTAGTGGGACTTTTAGTAGCAAATGTGCTGCGTCCAGGAACTTGGGGCAATGTAACCACCCCAATAAGTACAGAAATAACTCCTCACAGTCTTGACCCTTGGGGAATACTCAAAGATGCTGTACCGGAAGCTGTTCTCAAGCCGTTAGTTGATAATAACGTCATCCAACTGATTGTGATTGCCCTGAGTTTTGGCATCGTCCTGCGAGGATTAAAATCTGAACAAATCAATCAAGGCAAGAACGGATACCAGCCAATTGAGGATGTTATCGGAATTTTATTTGAAGCGGTAGTCCGTATCCTCAACTGGGTAATTGCCTTAGTGCCGTTCGCAGTCTTTGGGATTGTAGCTAAAACTATTGCTATGCAGGGCTTTACACCGTTTAAATCTTTGGGTGCATTCATCGTGGCAGTGCTGTTAGCATTAGTATTGCAGGCGTGCTACTACCTCACCAGAGTAAAATTTGGTTCTTGGGTACATCCGTTAAAATTCTTAGCTGGCGGTTCTGATGCCTTTTTGACAGCTTTCTCAACTTCTTCCTCTGCGGCGGCAATGCCCGTAACCTTTGAGGTTTTGCAAACAAAAGTCGGTTTAAGGGAATCTTCTGCTGCCTTGGGGGCATTAGTCGGGGCAAATTTCAATAATGATGGCACTGCCCTCTATGAAGCAATGTCTGCGTTATATATTTCCCAACTAATTGGACAACATCTGAGTCTGGGACAGCAGTTAATTGTCATCCTTACGTCAATTTTTGCATCCGTAGGTGCGGCAAATATTCCCAATGCTGGACTGGTAACGATGACACTAGTGTTCACTTCTGTAGGCTTACCTACCCAGTACATCGCTTTGCTAGTTACTGTAGACTGGTTTCTGGATCGCTGCCGCACCGCGATTAATGTCATGGGAGACATGACTGTCAGTGCTTTACTTGACGGCAAAAAGCCTCGTTCTGTAGACGAGGCTTAGTTTACGGCTTTTCAGGTATCTAATGCTGTTGAGGCCCTTTGGCATCACATTCTTTAGTCCAGCAGCGTTCTAGAAGTCGAAGACGCCAGATGAATGCAAAGCGATGGGGATTCAATACTAATTTAGGATCGTGACTAAATAAAGGCTGGTTCAGATACTGCCAAAGGGGAAATTTAATTTTGGTGTGTTTTGGAGTCATAAGAACAACAAAATATTATAAAAGTTTAGTGGCACTAGTAGTTCGCCAATGGAACTTGGCTCTTTAAAGGGTAAGGGGAAAAGGTTTTTAGCCCCTTTTCCTTTAACCTTTCCCCTTTCCCCAGCCCAAACCCAGCAATTTTGGTTTGGCAAACTACTAGTTGGCATTTTGTCTAGCAACTCCCTGATACTGTTTTTCTAGTTAAAGGCTACACTGCGTTTCTACAATTGTCTTGGTGGCAATTGCGGAATTTCAGCAAGTAAATTTATGTTGTTTCCGCTTTAATACTGAAATTGCACGCACCATTTTTCTGATTCCGCATCCCATGAAAAGTCATACCATTTCACGAAATTCATGCTACAGATAACGTTGCTAGAGGCGTACACTCGAAGCCACCGCCGTTGATGTCCCCTGCATTGCTGACGGAGCTAAGTACAGGTCAGCATAAAAAAGGTGCCCAAATTAAGCTGCGATCACATATCCCAGCCACTATGCCTTACTTGCTCAATATCTTGTACTATGATTTTTGAGACTGATCGTGTCATGAATAAAAAATACATCAATCTCTTCGCTTACGATGCTTGGCGAGGGGTTAAGCAATAGCTCCCTTTTGACCCAAGAATCACCCGTTTTATAAACGGGGGAGTGTCAAAGTGACACGTTACAAAAAATATCTGACTCTATTTCCGACCTTTTTTGGCGGTGACTTGTACTAAGAAGTCTATACCATTGATAGCGTTGATTACAAAACTGTTGCTGCTGTTGAGGTCAGATAGGTTAAAAACGGTTGAATTAGGTGCTATTGATGTTGATTCCTCTTAATTTGGAATTGCTTCTCATCCCACCGTTACCACCCGCCGAATTTCGTCACTGCGAAACCCGATCGCCATTGGACGACGTACCCCCAAAAGTGCTACCACATCGTACAATTCCCGCACCACCCCCTCCATTCGCAGGGAATGGACAATATCGCCGCTTCTCAGGT from Nostoc sp. UHCC 0926 includes these protein-coding regions:
- a CDS encoding dicarboxylate/amino acid:cation symporter, which codes for MSQTESTTSPETKASPWWQRIPLTLQILIALVVAVSVGIALGAGNPNPNNATLINNLAIPAELVLKALRALATPLILVAVLHTLMTTNIPGTAGRRLAVLLLTNTTVAILVGLLVANVLRPGTWGNVTTPISTEITPHSLDPWGILKDAVPEAVLKPLVDNNVIQLIVIALSFGIVLRGLKSEQINQGKNGYQPIEDVIGILFEAVVRILNWVIALVPFAVFGIVAKTIAMQGFTPFKSLGAFIVAVLLALVLQACYYLTRVKFGSWVHPLKFLAGGSDAFLTAFSTSSSAAAMPVTFEVLQTKVGLRESSAALGALVGANFNNDGTALYEAMSALYISQLIGQHLSLGQQLIVILTSIFASVGAANIPNAGLVTMTLVFTSVGLPTQYIALLVTVDWFLDRCRTAINVMGDMTVSALLDGKKPRSVDEA